In Drosophila willistoni isolate 14030-0811.24 chromosome XR unlocalized genomic scaffold, UCI_dwil_1.1 Seg144, whole genome shotgun sequence, one DNA window encodes the following:
- the LOC124459663 gene encoding LOW QUALITY PROTEIN: leucine-rich repeat neuronal protein 3 (The sequence of the model RefSeq protein was modified relative to this genomic sequence to represent the inferred CDS: substituted 1 base at 1 genomic stop codon), which translates to MSRRRSSSRAITMSSSPGLSQLCMAMMVMVLLVVSANGLANCPNGCECDDDTLMVNCGEGTLDVLPIALNPAIQRLVIKNNKLKTIDSSMQFYAQLTILDLSFNEMINIPERSFAYHSKLQELHLNNNKIGQVSNKTFLGLSNCSVLNLRGNLIAELEYHTFSHMVMLEELNLGQNRISHIDPNALDGLANLRLLYLDDNTLTTVPAEMTFKALPKLAELYLGTNSFMTIRDGAFQDLKGLTRLDLRGAGLHNISKEALKGLETLRYIDLSDNRLTEVPTLALQHLERLEQLSLGQNDFEVIATGAFAGLRELRQLKITGAQRLRRVESDAFTSNTNLEQLVLAKNKQLSELHANALRSLPHLTTVILKENQLSTLDQGLISWTSLQTLDLSENPFVCDCQLMWLRNLLITKNSSSQFAPVICAYPQTLRELPLTQLSEPLIGCSHGAANKQAIIGVLVVVCAALITTLALVLYTCRRRIREMLKGHSALGRKEREYQKTFSDEDYMTRPAPAGCGGVHPSSGYPSYNPQQSQYMGSTRPIPVTELXLEAPPPPQLRGRGGPTTSSSSTGTSVAATTQPTTLQQLQVPSPVDHAAFAQLSQIHYMTNNHSPTTASTATTRNTHHSQQDMRLMANGGGKPLNAASLPRHRAMQESTLSHYSQPLANGHGGIRLTQDHFNHNGAVYAKPCDAMNDPGYIHNNSHYSLPLDHDMPPSPTPTPPPPALPLRNGVGMAMIHGNTTGRRSFNANNNNVATLSNNNHNAGGSGGPGPGGVILATNNNGSLRRYH; encoded by the coding sequence ATGAGCAGACGACGGTCGTCGTCCAGGGCAATTACCATGTCGTCGTCGCCGGGCCTGAGTCAGCTCTGCATGGCCATGATGGTGATGGTGCTCCTGGTGGTGTCCGCAAATGGCCTGGCAAATTGTCCAAATGGCTGCGAATGCGATGATGACACACTCATGGTCAACTGCGGTGAGGGTACGCTCGATGTCTTGCCCATTGCCCTTAATCCGGCCATACAGCGTCTCGTTATCAAGAATAATAAGCTTAAGACCATCGATTCATCGATGCAGTTCTATGCCCAGCTAACGATTCTTGATTTATCCTTTAACGAAATGATTAACATACCGGAACGCTCATTTGCCTATCATTCGAAACTGCAAGAGCTACACTTgaataacaataaaattggtcaagttTCGAATAAGACCTTCCTGGGTCTATCCAATTGTAGTGTGTTAAACCTAAGAGGTAATCTCATAGCTGAGCTAGAGTATCACACCTTCTCGCACATGGTGATGTTGGAGGAATTGAATCTCGGCCAGAATCGCATAAGTCACATTGATCCCAATGCTCTGGATGGTCTGGCCAATTTACGTTTGCTCTATCTAGATGACAATACCTTGACCACGGTGCCAGCAGAGATGACCTTCAAGGCACTGCCAAAGCTGGCCGAGTTATATTTGGGCACAAATTCATTTATGACCATACGTGATGGAGCATTCCAAGATCTCAAGGGTTTGACACGTTTGGATTTGCGTGGTGCCGGTTTGCATAACATTTCAAAAGAAGCCCTCAAGGGATTGGAAACTTTGCGTTACATAGATCTCTCCGATAATCGTCTCACGGAAGTGCCCACTCTGGCATTACAACACTTGGAACGCCTTGAGCAATTGAGTTTAGGCCAGAATGACTTTGAGGTAATTGCAACGGGTGCATTTGCGGGTCTACGTGAGCTGCGTCAATTGAAAATCACTGGAGCTCAACGTTTGCGTCGTGTCGAGAGCGATGCCTTCACTTCGAATACCAATCTGGAGCAGTTGGTCTTGGCGAAAAACAAACAGTTGAGCGAATTGCATGCCAATGCTTTGCGTAGTCTGCCACATTTGACTACAGTCATCTTGAAGGAGAACCAATTGAGTACACTGGATCAGGGTCTAATATCATGGACATCGTTGCAAACCCTTGACTTGTCGGAGAATCCCTTCGTTTGCGATTGCCAGTTGATGTGGTTGCGTAATCTCTTGATTACCAAGAATTCGAGTAGTCAGTTCGCTCCAGTGATTTGCGCCTATCCTCAGACCCTCAGGGAGTTGCCATTGACACAACTCTCAGAGCCCTTGATCGGTTGCAGCCATGGAGCAGCTAATAAGCAGGCCATTATTGGAGTTCTAGTCGTAGTCTGCGCTGCATTGATAACAACTTTGGCCCTAGTGTTGTACACTTGCCGTCGTCGCATAAGGGAAATGTTGAAGGGCCATTCGGCATTGGGACGCAAGGAACGCGAGTATCAGAAGACTTTCTCGGATGAGGATTATATGACGAGGCCAGCGCCCGCTGGTTGCGGTGGAGTGCATCCATCGTCGGGCTATCCAAGCTACAATCCCCAACAATCCCAATACATGGGCAGCACTCGGCCCATTCCAGTGACCGAGCTATAGCTAGAAGCACCACCCCCACCTCAGTTGCGGGGTCGGGGTGGTCCCACAACATCGTCATCTAGCACAGGCACGAGTGTCGCAGCCACCACACAACCCACAACCCTACAGCAGCTACAAGTGCCCAGCCCCGTCGATCATGCCGCATTTGCCCAACTCAGTCAGATCCATTACATGACCAACAATCATTCGCCCACTACTGCGTCGACTGCAACCACGCGCAATACCCACCATTCCCAGCAGGATATGCGTTTGATGGCCAATGGCGGTGGCAAGCCATTAAATGCCGCCTCTTTGCCACGTCACAGGGCCATGCAGGAGAGCACCTTGTCACACTATAGCCAACCACTTGCCAATGGTCATGGCGGGATTCGTCTCACCCAGGATCATTTCAATCATAATGGTGCCGTCTATGCCAAGCCCTGTGATGCCATGAACGATCCCGGCTACATACACAACAATTCCCATTACTCGCTGCCCCTGGATCACGATATGCCACCAAGTCCCACACCGACACCACCACCGCCGGCTCTACCACTACGCAATGGTGTCGGTATGGCCATGATACATGGCAATACCACGGGCAGACGTTCATTCAATGCTAATAACAATAATGTGGCCACTCTTTCGAACAACAATCACAATGCTGGTGGATCTGGAGGTCCTGGTCCTGGTGGTGTCATTTTGGCTACCAATAACAATGGGAGTCTACGACGGTATCACTGA